In one window of Arachis ipaensis cultivar K30076 chromosome B06, Araip1.1, whole genome shotgun sequence DNA:
- the LOC110263448 gene encoding uncharacterized protein LOC110263448 has protein sequence MIKIINSDGTIKPAKLSVREAMERPNGRRIVLKFNNEKQPIGDKVGLLSGVLGLLGSNYEKFSICEESGRKITTKDKVYNECVKQLFHFDEESEGIIKKNILKIMGKSWKETRLRLYNAFYEPTFTTEQNVEHRPSRIDREHWR, from the exons ATGATTAAGATCATTA ATTCCGACGGCACAATCAAGCCCGCAAAATTAAGCGTGAGGGAGGCTATGGAACGGCCTAACGGTAGAAGGATCGTGCTCAAGTTCAACAACGAAAAGCAACCGATTGGAGACAAAGTTGGACTGTTGAGTGGCGTGCTTGGACTGCTGGGATCTAACTATGAAAAATTTTCTATCTGTGAGGAAAGTGGGCGTAAGATTACCACTAAAGACAAGGTTTATAACGAATGTGTCAAG CAACTTTTTCACTTTGATGAAGAGAGCGAAGgaattatcaagaaaaatattttgaaaataatggGAAAATCTTGGAAGGAAACAAGGCTGAGGTTGTATAATGCTTTTTACGAGCCAACATTCACGACTGAACAAAATGTTGAGCATCGTCCATCGAGAATTGATCGAGAGCATTGGAGATAG